The following proteins come from a genomic window of Mycobacterium sp. DL:
- a CDS encoding ATP-binding protein, translating into MSDNTETDKKSVAARLVSMAQERYLLGLSEEGEPFGADRDRPHLVMLLRAGKAGLRADLAARYFAETGAVAGGQALTDATLILEGLAATKPPERLNLRVADDDGTIYIDTGRPDVQTIRIRQGRWTLTERAPVRFLRTKLTGAMPLPAQGGNVEKLWDFVNVDFEDRPVLLAALVAALVQTDVPHPILALFAEQGSAKSTTTRMLVDLIDPSPVPLRQAPRDADSWVTAASGSWVVALDNLSTISPWLSDSLCRAATGDGNVKRALYTDSDLAVIKFRRCVIINGIDVGAVRPDLAERLATVDLRRIDRHMRQPEATMRQQWRTALPGILGGLLDLAAVVHQRLETISVDVSPRMADFSRTLAAVDEILSTHGFRRYLSRANQLSEDSLSADPFIEQLRLHIREPLVAKSGGDLLATVTPTGDTWRRPKEWPRNGRDVTAVLRRHAPALRSLGWAIEDDGARNHRNVLLWTVYPPYKDVSAKQHSQSSRPSRISAPREQSSSVQELPAHRQTVPKGHSADDLDVEAS; encoded by the coding sequence ATGAGCGACAACACCGAGACGGACAAGAAGTCGGTAGCCGCACGCTTGGTCAGCATGGCACAGGAACGCTACCTGCTCGGGCTCTCAGAAGAGGGCGAGCCGTTCGGCGCTGACCGCGACCGCCCGCACTTGGTGATGCTGCTCCGCGCCGGCAAGGCCGGTCTACGCGCCGACCTCGCCGCACGGTACTTCGCCGAAACCGGCGCGGTCGCCGGCGGCCAGGCGCTGACTGACGCCACCCTGATCCTCGAAGGTTTGGCTGCCACGAAGCCGCCCGAACGCCTCAACCTCCGCGTCGCTGACGATGACGGCACCATTTACATCGACACCGGACGGCCCGATGTCCAGACGATTCGTATCCGACAGGGCCGGTGGACGCTCACCGAACGGGCACCTGTGCGCTTTCTGCGTACCAAGTTGACCGGGGCGATGCCGCTGCCGGCTCAGGGCGGGAATGTCGAGAAGCTCTGGGATTTCGTCAACGTCGACTTTGAAGACCGACCGGTCCTCCTTGCTGCCCTCGTTGCCGCTCTTGTCCAGACGGACGTCCCCCACCCGATCTTGGCGCTGTTCGCCGAGCAGGGCAGCGCCAAGAGCACAACCACGCGCATGCTGGTCGATCTCATCGACCCGTCACCGGTCCCCCTGCGGCAGGCACCGCGTGACGCCGACTCGTGGGTCACTGCAGCCTCCGGTTCGTGGGTCGTTGCCTTGGACAACCTGTCGACTATCTCGCCGTGGTTGTCGGATTCTCTGTGCCGCGCCGCCACCGGCGACGGCAACGTCAAACGGGCGTTGTACACAGACTCCGATCTCGCAGTCATCAAATTTCGGCGGTGCGTCATCATCAACGGCATCGACGTCGGAGCAGTGCGGCCCGACCTCGCGGAGCGACTGGCGACTGTCGACCTGCGACGCATTGATCGCCACATGCGACAACCGGAAGCCACGATGCGACAACAGTGGCGCACGGCTCTACCAGGGATTTTGGGCGGGCTTCTCGATCTGGCCGCCGTCGTCCATCAACGGCTGGAAACCATTTCGGTCGACGTGTCGCCACGGATGGCGGACTTCAGTCGCACGCTGGCGGCCGTTGACGAGATTCTGTCGACCCATGGCTTCCGGCGTTACCTGTCACGCGCCAATCAACTCTCCGAAGACAGCCTGTCCGCCGACCCGTTCATCGAACAGCTACGGCTGCACATCCGGGAACCGCTCGTCGCAAAGTCCGGAGGCGACCTGCTGGCGACAGTCACGCCAACCGGCGACACCTGGCGCAGGCCGAAGGAGTGGCCCCGGAACGGGCGGGATGTCACGGCCGTCCTACGACGGCACGCACCCGCGCTACGGAGTCTGGGTTGGGCGATCGAAGACGATGGCGCTCGAAATCATCGGAATGTCCTGTTGTGGACCGTCTACCCGCCCTACAAAGATGTGTCGGCCAAACAACACTCGCAATCCTCGCGTCCCTCGCGCATTTCGGCTCCGCGGGAGCAGTCGTCCTCTG
- a CDS encoding helix-turn-helix domain-containing protein, whose product MDLLSAKQVSDIIGIPVGTLRYWRHCDIGPASFTLGRRVVYRRDEVLRWISEQESATRRGGGDAA is encoded by the coding sequence ATGGATCTACTGAGTGCCAAACAGGTTTCAGACATCATCGGCATTCCCGTTGGAACTCTCCGCTACTGGCGCCACTGCGACATCGGACCGGCCAGTTTCACCTTGGGCCGCCGAGTCGTCTACCGGCGCGACGAAGTGCTGCGATGGATCTCGGAGCAAGAAAGCGCAACCCGGCGCGGAGGCGGAGACGCCGCGTGA
- a CDS encoding site-specific integrase, which produces MQRRNRRAGVEDRWRRSDGTPAARNGKGRRWLARYVDDQGGENTRSFDRKVDAQAFLNEITAAQTIGTYVAPKAGRITVRELHAKWLGTQGHLKETTVATRAFAWSGYVEGRWAAVAVADVQSSDIRAWVQQLAAGGAKPATIENALSVLRQILEMAVDDRRIPRNPCMGVKSPRRQHRARGYLTHRQVELLAREVGEYAIVVRFLAYTGLRWGEMAALRVESFDMLRRRVNIREAVAEVKGRVVWSSPKSHERRSVPFPAFLAEPLAVLMMGKRREDLVFTSPGGALLRVSTWRPRVFNVAVQRLQAADPAYPTVTPHDLRHTAASLSISAGANVKAVQTMLGHASAVLTLDTYADLFPDDLEQVSVALDAARMRSLESTADQLRTGK; this is translated from the coding sequence ATGCAGCGACGAAACCGCCGCGCCGGCGTCGAGGACAGGTGGCGTCGATCGGACGGGACCCCTGCCGCGCGCAATGGCAAAGGGCGCCGATGGTTGGCCCGGTATGTCGATGATCAAGGCGGTGAGAACACCCGTTCGTTCGACCGCAAGGTGGACGCTCAGGCCTTTCTCAACGAGATCACAGCCGCGCAGACGATAGGAACCTATGTCGCGCCAAAAGCCGGGCGCATTACCGTCCGTGAATTGCACGCCAAGTGGCTTGGTACCCAGGGCCATTTGAAGGAGACGACGGTTGCGACACGCGCGTTCGCATGGTCGGGCTACGTCGAAGGCCGGTGGGCCGCGGTCGCAGTAGCCGACGTGCAATCGTCGGATATCAGGGCGTGGGTGCAGCAATTGGCGGCGGGTGGAGCCAAACCGGCCACCATCGAGAATGCGCTTAGCGTCCTGAGACAGATTCTGGAGATGGCCGTCGACGATCGACGGATCCCCCGCAATCCGTGTATGGGAGTGAAGTCGCCGCGACGACAGCACCGAGCACGGGGCTACCTGACGCACCGGCAGGTGGAACTTCTGGCCCGCGAGGTCGGCGAGTACGCCATCGTTGTTCGATTTCTGGCCTACACCGGGTTGCGCTGGGGCGAGATGGCAGCGCTGCGGGTGGAGTCATTCGACATGCTGCGTCGCAGGGTGAATATCCGTGAGGCGGTCGCCGAGGTGAAGGGACGTGTGGTGTGGTCGTCGCCGAAATCCCACGAACGTCGCTCGGTGCCGTTCCCGGCGTTCCTGGCCGAGCCGCTGGCCGTGCTCATGATGGGTAAGCGGCGTGAGGACTTGGTGTTCACATCGCCAGGAGGAGCACTGCTGCGAGTGTCGACGTGGCGGCCGCGGGTCTTCAACGTGGCCGTCCAACGTCTCCAGGCAGCAGACCCGGCGTACCCCACCGTGACACCGCACGACCTTCGCCACACGGCGGCGTCGCTGTCGATCAGCGCGGGGGCCAACGTCAAGGCCGTCCAGACGATGCTCGGGCACGCGTCCGCAGTCCTGACCCTGGACACCTATGCAGACTTGTTCCCGGACGACCTGGAGCAGGTTTCGGTTGCACTAGATGCGGCGCGGATGCGGTCTTTGGAATCCACTGCGGACCAGCTGCGGACTGGGAAGTAA
- a CDS encoding PLP-dependent cysteine synthase family protein, with protein MSASASSACCQSRAWVDSAVRLIEADARRSADTHLLRYPLPTSWSTDVDLALYLKDETTHITGSLKHRLARSLFLYALCNGWISENTTVIEASSGSTAVSEAYFAAMLGLPFIAVMPATTSATKIALIESQGGRCHFVTESAQVYAEAQRLAAETGGHYLDQFTNAERATDWRGNNNIAESIFDQMGQETHPVPDWIVVGAGTGGTSATIGRYIRYRRHPTRLCVVDPENSAFFPSYASGDSQVVTGRSSRIEGIGRPRVEPSFLPDVVDRMLSVPDAASVAAAHHVGRVLGRRVGPSTGTNIWGAFELLAEMAAQGRSGSVVTLLADSGDRYADTYFSEEWLTSHGLDPSESAEVLSEFERSGRWA; from the coding sequence GTGAGCGCGTCGGCCTCATCTGCCTGTTGCCAGTCCCGTGCGTGGGTGGACAGTGCGGTACGACTGATCGAGGCCGACGCCAGGCGCAGCGCTGACACCCACCTGCTGCGCTATCCCCTGCCCACGAGCTGGTCCACCGACGTCGACCTCGCGCTGTATCTCAAGGACGAGACCACCCACATCACCGGCAGCCTCAAACATCGGCTGGCACGCTCGCTGTTCCTTTATGCGCTGTGCAACGGGTGGATCAGTGAGAACACCACCGTCATCGAGGCGTCGTCGGGTTCGACCGCCGTCTCGGAGGCGTACTTCGCGGCGATGCTCGGACTGCCGTTCATCGCGGTGATGCCTGCGACGACGAGTGCGACGAAGATCGCGCTGATCGAATCCCAAGGCGGCCGTTGCCATTTCGTCACCGAGTCGGCGCAGGTCTACGCGGAGGCCCAGCGGCTCGCCGCCGAGACAGGCGGCCACTACCTTGATCAGTTCACCAACGCCGAGCGTGCCACCGACTGGCGGGGCAACAACAACATCGCCGAGTCGATCTTCGATCAGATGGGCCAGGAGACGCACCCGGTGCCGGACTGGATCGTCGTCGGAGCCGGCACCGGCGGCACCAGCGCCACTATCGGCCGCTACATCCGCTATCGGCGCCACCCGACCCGGCTATGTGTCGTGGATCCCGAGAACTCGGCGTTCTTCCCGTCGTACGCCAGCGGAGACAGCCAGGTCGTCACGGGAAGATCATCACGCATCGAGGGCATCGGCAGACCGCGCGTCGAACCGTCATTCCTGCCTGATGTCGTCGACCGCATGCTGTCGGTACCCGACGCTGCGTCCGTCGCCGCCGCCCATCACGTGGGTCGCGTGCTCGGTCGCCGCGTCGGACCGTCCACGGGAACAAATATCTGGGGTGCCTTCGAACTGCTGGCCGAGATGGCCGCACAGGGCCGCAGCGGTTCGGTGGTCACACTGCTGGCCGACAGCGGCGACCGTTACGCCGATACCTATTTCAGCGAGGAATGGCTGACCAGCCACGGGCTCGACCCGTCCGAGTCCGCCGAGGTGCTGTCCGAATTCGAACGGTCCGGCCGCTGGGCCTGA
- a CDS encoding metallophosphoesterase yields the protein MAAALSGSPGTVLKTTAAASVGTLVAGIGYASLIERNAFVVREATMPVLSPGSSPLKVLHISDIHMRPSQRRKQAWLRELAGWNPDFVVNTGDNLSHQRAVPAVVQALGDLLSVPGVFVFGSNDYFAPKLKNPANYLIKPSHRIHGEPLPWQDLRAAFTERGWLDMTHTRRDLEVAGLHIAAAGVDDPHLKRDRYDTVAGPANAAANLTLGLTHSPEPRVLDRFAADGYQLVMAGHTHGGQLCVPFYGAIVTNCELDRSRAKGPSQWGAHTQLHVSAGIGTSPFAPLRFCCRPEATMLTLIAAPTGGSDAKTRAGQSHPAVSAR from the coding sequence ATGGCAGCTGCGCTCTCTGGCTCACCCGGCACGGTCCTCAAGACCACCGCCGCCGCCTCCGTCGGCACCCTCGTAGCGGGGATCGGATACGCCTCACTGATCGAGCGAAACGCGTTTGTCGTCCGTGAGGCCACCATGCCGGTGCTCTCGCCGGGATCGTCGCCGCTGAAGGTGCTGCACATCAGCGACATCCACATGCGGCCGTCCCAGCGTCGCAAGCAGGCGTGGCTTCGTGAGCTGGCCGGCTGGAATCCCGACTTCGTCGTCAACACCGGCGACAACCTGTCCCACCAGCGGGCGGTCCCCGCGGTGGTGCAGGCCCTCGGCGATCTGCTGTCGGTTCCCGGGGTGTTCGTCTTCGGCAGCAATGACTACTTCGCTCCGAAGCTGAAGAACCCGGCCAACTACCTGATCAAGCCGAGCCACCGGATCCACGGGGAGCCGCTGCCGTGGCAGGACCTGCGCGCGGCGTTCACCGAGCGCGGCTGGCTGGACATGACACATACCCGGCGCGACCTGGAGGTCGCGGGCCTGCACATCGCCGCGGCAGGCGTCGACGACCCGCACCTGAAGCGGGACCGATATGACACTGTCGCCGGGCCCGCGAACGCCGCCGCGAACCTGACGCTGGGCCTGACGCACTCGCCCGAGCCGCGCGTGCTGGACCGTTTCGCCGCCGACGGCTATCAGCTCGTGATGGCAGGTCACACTCACGGCGGTCAGCTGTGTGTGCCGTTCTACGGCGCGATCGTCACCAACTGCGAACTCGACCGGTCGCGGGCCAAGGGCCCGTCCCAGTGGGGCGCGCACACCCAGCTGCATGTGTCCGCCGGCATCGGCACCTCCCCCTTCGCGCCGCTGCGGTTCTGCTGCCGCCCGGAGGCGACCATGCTGACGTTGATCGCCGCCCCCACCGGGGGCTCGGATGCCAAGACGCGGGCGGGACAGTCACATCCGGCCGTATCGGCGCGGTGA